CCGCCGGCAGCCCGCCCGCCGGCAGGCGGAAGAGCCCGACGGGCGCCAGGACAACCGACGCGATGCCCACCGACGACCAGAGGAAAACGAGCTGATCCTGCGCCCGTTTGGCCAGGGCGTTCCAGGCCGCGTGGAACGCCGCGGCGGCGACGACCAGGGCGAGGGCGGGGCCGGTCACGGGGCCATCTTAACGGAACTTCCGGTGGTTAAAGGCCAAAAACGCCTCTATTGACAAGGGTTTGGCGGACGGTGTAGACTGCGGCGCTCATGATTACGGTCCCCGCGCGGCGTGTAAAGCAGTTCGGCGTCGAGTTCTACCAGGCCGGCCTCTCCGCCAAGGACATCGATCGGCTGGTGAAGTTCGAGGTGCTCGGTTACACGGGCGGGCCGCAGAACGACGAGCCCAAGAAGAAGAGCCGCATGAGCTCCCGCTCGCGCGTGAACTGGGACATGCTCGAGAAGCGGATCGGCGAGAGCGAGGCCGCCTATCAGCGCCCCGTCATCCGCCGGAAGATCGACGAGCTCGTGGCCTACTACCGCGAGTGCAAGGACGCGGCGACCCTGCCGGCGATCCCGGGCGCGGTGATCATCACCTCGGAGAAGCGCTTCACCTTCACCCCGGTCGCGGGCCACCACGACCTCGGGCTGCTCCAGATCCCCGAGGAGCACGGCGTCCTGCGCGTGCTCGACGGCCAGCATCGCCTCCTCGCCCTGCACGCGCTCTCCCAGCAGGGCGAGACCTTCGGCATCGACGTGCCCGCGGTCCTCTTCGACGCGCTCGACGCCCGCCAGATCGTCGAGCTGTTCGTGACGATCAACGCCAAGCACACGCGGCTGAACCCGTCGCACATCATCAGCCTCGCGGGCCGCAAGCTCTACCCCGACCCGAACCAGGCCCTCGCCCACGACGTGATCCGCTCGCTCAACGAGGACGACACCTCGCCGCTCCACGGCGAGATCAAGATGCTCGGCACCGGGCGCGGGCGCGTGAGCCAGGCGCCGCTCGCCGAGGAGATCGTGGACTTCCTCGAGACCGTCGAGAAGCTCGGGAGCGGCGGCAGAATCCAGGAGATCCGCCAGGGCGCCAAGCGCTTCTTCCTGAACTACGTGAAGGCGCTCTCGACGACGTTCCCGAGCGCGTGGGCCGGCCGGAAGTACTCGATCAAGACGGGCGCCGCCCTCCGGGCGTTCATCCGGGCCGCGCCCGACGTCATGGCGCGCGCGAAGGAGCTGCGCCGCGACCCGTTCGACCTGAACGCGATCCGCGAGGCGATCAAGCCCTGGGGCGAGCGCCTCCGCGATCGGCGCTTCGAGACCGAGGGCGAGTGGAAGCTGAAGCTCGCCGGCGGCACGCGGGGGACCGTCGAAATCCTCACGCGCGAGCTGCGCGAAGCGCTGCGCTAGCCGGCCCTCACCCGGCACGCCTCCGAAAGGAGCACGTCGCATGAAACGCCTGGCCCTGACCGTCGTCGTCCTCGCGTGCGCCGCGTCCGTCGCGCTGGCCCAGGTCGACGCCGTCCGCAAGCCGCTGCCGGCGCCGGTCAAGGCCAAGCTCGGCATGCTCAACGTGCCCGCGCTCTCGCCCCTCTTTCTGCTGCCCGAGTACGCGGCCGCGTACAACGTCCAGGTCGAGACCGTGATGTTCCAGCGCTTCGCCGACGCGCGGACCGCTCTCGCCTCGGGCGATCTCGACATCACCGCGTTCGGCCCGCAGGACATCTCGCTCGCCGTCGGGCAGGGTGCCAGGTCGCTCGTCGGCGTCGCCGGCGTCGGCTCGGGCAACGACTGCCTCGTTGTGCGCAAGACCGAGGACATCCGCGACTGGAAGGACCTCGGGGCGAAGCGGATCGGGATCGGCGCGGGATCGATCTCGTGGCTCAAGTTCGCCGCCTCGGTCCAGGAGCACGGCGTCGACTACGGCGGCCTCAAGATCACCAACATCGTCGGCGGCGGGGCCAACTACCTCAAGGCGCTCCAGGGCAAGGAGATCGACCTCGCCGTGGTCTGGCAGCCGTTCTGCGCCCAGGGCATCCTCGACGGCTACGCGCAGTACCCGACGCTCGATCACAACCGCTCGAAGGCCGTCGGCGGCCTGATCTCCGTGCTGGCCGTGAACCGCGGCTTCATGGAGAAGAACCACGACGCCGTCCAGCGGCTCGTGGTCGCCTACGTGGACGTGCTCAAGTTCGCGCAGGCGAATCCGCAGCGGTGGTCGAAGATCTACGCCGAGCGAGCGGGGCTGCCCGAGGCGGTGGCGGCCGAGTCGATCCGCATCACCAGGCTCGACGCGACCCTGCCGCTCGCCGCGATCACGCGCATCTCCAAGTTCCTCCCCGACAACGGCGTCATCGCGCGCGACGTGTCGGGCGAGATCGCGCAGCACTACACGTACGAGTTCCTGAGCAAGGCCACCGGGAAGTCGCCCGCGGAGCTGGGCCAGAACCAGTAAGCGGTCGGGCGTGTCGCGACGCGGCCCGTGGTTCGCACTTCTCCCGCTGGCGCTGCTGCTCCTCTGGCACGTCGCCGTGGCACGGCAGTGGGTCGCGCCGGGGATCATCCCGGCGCCCGCGCAGGTCGCCGGGTCCTGGTCGACGTGGATCGTCGGCGCGCCCGGCAAGAGCCTCTCGCCCTACTCGGGGACCTGGCTCGCGAACGTCCTCTACTCGTCGCGGCGCGTGCTCGAGGGCTTCGCGATCGCCGCGCTCGTCGGCATCCCGCTCGGGCTCATGATCGGCTGGAACCGGCTCGCCGCGAAGCTCGTCGATCCCTCGATCCAGCTCCTCCGGCCTGTGCCGATCACCGCGTGGCTCCCGTTCTCGATCGCCGTCTTCGGCATCTACGACGCGGGCGCGCTCTTTCTCATCGGGCTGGGCGCCTTCTACCCGATCGTGGTGAACACGACCCACGGCGTGCGGGACACCAACCTGCTCCTGCTGCGCGCCGCCCGCATGCTGGGTGCCGGCGAGGTCACGATTCTCCGCAAGGTCGTCCTCCCCTCGGCGCTGCCGTCGATCTTCACGGGGCTGCGGCTCGGGGTGGGCGTGGCGTGGACGGCCGTGATCGTCGCCGAGATGATCGCGGTGAAGTCGGGGCTCGGGTACGTGCTCTGGGACGCCTACTACGTCGGGCGGATGGACATCTGCGTGGCGACGATGTTCTCCGTCGGGATCCTGGGGTTCGTCTCCGACCGGATCATCCACGGCGCCTCGCGGCTCCTCCTGCGCTGGCGGACGCTCGAGGCCCATGCCTGAGCGCGCCGCCGTCCGGCTCCTCGGCGTCTGGAAGGAGTTCGTCAAGCGGGGGCGGCGCGTGGAAGCGCTGCAGGCGATCGACTTCGCGGTGGAGCCGAACGAGTTCGCCGCGATCCTCGGCCCGTCTGGCTGCGGCAAGTCGACGCTGCTCAACATCGTCGCCGGCTTCGACCGGCCCACGCGCGGCGAGGTGCTCGTGAACGGCGCGCGCGTCGAGCGCCCCGATCCGAGCCGCGCCGTCGTCTTCCAGGAGCCCGCGCTCTTTCCCTGGTACACCGTGCTCGACAACATCACCTTCGGCCCGAAGACCCAGCGCCTGGCGGCCGAGGTGTACGGCCCCAGGGTGGACGCGCTGCTCGAGCAGGTCGGACTCAGCGGGTTCGGCTCCCACTACCCCGCGGAGCTCTCGGGCGGCATGAAGCAGCGCGTGGGCATCGCGCGCGTCCTCGTGATGGAGCCCCAGGTGCTCTTGATGGACGAGCCGTTCGGGAGCCTCGACGCCCAGACGCGGCTGGTGATGCAGGAGCTCCTCCTCTCGGTGTGGGAGCGCCGTCACCACACCGTGCTCTTCGTCACCCACGACATCGAGGAGGCGCTGCTCCTGGCGGACAGCGTGTCGGTGATGACCGCGCGCCCGGGCCGCATCAAGAAGCGCATCGCCGTCGAGCTTCCGCGCCCGCGCCTGCTCGAGGTGACGACCTCCCCGCGCTTCAACGAGCTCAAGCGCGAAGTGCTGGCGCTGATCCGTGAGGAGAGTCTCCGCGCGGCGGCGGAGTGAGCGCGACGCGAGCGTGACCGATCGAGCCTAGACCGCGCCGTCCTTCCGTAGCGCCTTGATCTCCTCCGCGCTGTAGCCCAGCTCGCGCAAGATCTCGTCGGTGTGCTGGCCGTGCGTCGGCGGCGGGCGGCGGATGGCGCCGGGCGTGCGCGAGAGCGTGGCCGGAAGCCCCTGCACCTTGATCTCGCCGCGCTCCGGATGGCGCACGGGCTGCGCCATGCCGAGGTGCTGGATCTGCGGGTCCTCGAAGACCTGCTTCACGTTGTAGATCGGTCCGGACGGCACGCCCGCCTTGTTGAGCGCCTCGATCCACTCGGCGCCCGTCTTCTTCACGAGAATCTTGTCCAGCTCGGCGTTCAGCTGCTTGCGGTTCTTCGAGCGGTCGTGGATCGTCTTGAAGCGCGGGTCGTCCACCAGCTCAGGCACGCCGAGCGCGGTGCAGAGGCGCCGGTACATCGTCTGGCCCGAGGCGGCGATGTTGATGTGGCCGTCGGCGGTCGTGAAGACGCCGGTGGGGATGCCGGTCGGGTGATCGTTGCCCGCCTGGGGCGGGATCTCGCCGTCGATCAGCCAGCGCGCAGCCTGGAAGTCGAGCATCGTCACCATCGCCTGCAGCAGCGAGGTGTGCACCCACTGGCCCTTGCCCGACTTCTCGCGCTCGAGTAGCGCGACGAGGATGCCCTCCGCGAGGTACATCCCGGCCGTGAGGTCTGCGACGGGAATGCCGACGCGCACCGGCCCCTGCCCCGGCAGACCGGTGATGGACATGAGCCCGCCCATCCCCTGGGCGATCTGGTCGTAGCCGGGCCGGTCGGCGTACGGGCCCGTCTGGCCGAAGCCCGAGATGGAGCCGTAAACGAGCCGCGGGTTCACCTTCGAGAGCGTCTCGTAGTCGATGCCGAGACGCCTCTTCACGTCGGGGCGGAAGTTCTCGACGACGACGTCGGCCTTCGCGACGAGCTTTTTCAGAATTTCGATGCCGCGCGGGTGCTTCAGGTCGAGCGTCATCGCGCGCTTGTTGCGGTGGAGGTTCAGGTAGTCGAAGCCCAGCGCGGTGGAGTCGCCCTCCATCTCCTCGCGCGCCTCCACCTTGATGACGTTGGCGCCCATGTCGGCGAGCCGGCGCACGGCCGTGGGGCCGGAGCGGGCGCGCGTGAGGTCGATGACGGTCAGGTGCTCGAGTGGAAGCGGCATCGCGGGGTCACTCCAATGGAAAGTTGGCTTTGAGGATCTCGAACGTCTTCGTCCCGCCCGGCAGCTGCGCGGTCACACGGTCGCCCACCTTCTTGCCGATCAGCGTGCGCGCCAGCGGCGCCAGGATCGAGATGCGGCCGCGGGCGGGCTCGGCCTCATCGGAGCCGACGATCTGATAGCGCACCTCTTTGCCGGTCTCGTCCTCGAGGAGGACCGTCGAGCCGAAGGTGACGCGCTCGCCCGCGGTCGGCGGCTCGATGACCTCTGCGGCGCCCACCTTCGTCTCGAGGGCCGCGATCCGGCCTTCGATGAAGCCGAGCTTCTCCCGCGCGGCGTGGTACTCGGCGTTCTCCGAGAGATCGCCGTGCTCGCGCGCCTCGCCGATCGCCTTGGAGATGGCCGGTCGCTCGACGCGCTTCAAGCGGTCGAGCTCCTCCTTGAGCTTCTCGTACCCGGGGCGCGTCATCGGCGTCCGCTGGACCGCCATCGCCCCAATAACTTACCATGCGCGGTCGGACGGTCTAGCGGCGTGGTCCCGCCGGCGGGCGAACCACGACGGGGGCCGGGCCCTCGAGCAGGCCAGCCGCGAAGACCACCTTCTCGCCCTCGGCGCCGGCGGTCCCGGCCGTCGTGATCTGCCCCGCGACATAGCGAGCGAGGGCGAGAACGTCCACCGCGCCGGTCGGGTCAGCCGCCGCGCCCTCGGCGCCCTTCAGGAAAAAGTGCGTGAGGAGCCCCTGGCCGAGCTTCTCGTCCTCGAGAGAGAGGGTCGCCGCGAGGACGAACCGTCCGGGGCGGAGGGGCACCGCCGCGTAGGGCGCGGGCGATCCGGCCCGCGTGTCGAGGATGACGAAGACGCGGCCCGCCTTGAGCGCATTCACCCGGCGCAGCACGTCCGCCAGCGCGAGCGTCGTCGCGTCGACGTGGCCGGTCTCGGCGTCGTACGGGACGAGCTGCTCGCCGGTGCCGTGCGACGCGAAGTAGACGAGCACGGTGTCGTCGGGACCGGCCTCGCCGAGCGCGTCGAACGCGATGAGGATCCCCCGGCGCGTCGCCTGCGCGTTCTCGAGCAGCGTCACCTTGCCCGGCGTGCCCGGAATCAGCGGTAGGAGGCGGTCGCGCACCGCCCGCGCGTCGGACACGGCGCTTCGGAGACGCGGGAGCGAGGCATCGCCATACGTGTCGATCCCGACGAGGAGCGCGAAGACCTTGCCGACGATCTGGAGGCCCGCGCCGGCGGGGCGGGGCGCGAGGACCACGCTCAGGCTCACAAGCGTCAGCACCAACAGCAACAGGCTCAAGGGTCGATCTCCTCGATCAGCTCGTTGGCGCGCCATGTGTCCCCTCCTCAGCCCCGGGGTGCACGGATCCGGGTCGAGACGTCGATCTTCGCCCCGGCGCGGGCGCCGTCGATCCACGACTGCCACGCAAGGCTCTGCTTCTGCGCGACCACTTGCTTCGCGACCGCCGCGCGCTCGGCCTCGAGCCCGCTCATGTCGGGCGCCGGGCGCTCGAGCACCTTGAGCACGTAGTAGCCCTGCGCGGCCTTCACGGGCTCCGTGATCTGGCCCGCCGGCACCCCGAGCGCCGCGAGCATCGCGTCCGCCGGCAGCTTGTCCGCGGGCTTCGCGCGCGAGAAGCGCGGGGTTTCGCCGGTCTGGGCCCCCGCCTTCTTCGCCGCCGCGGCGAAGTCACCCGCTTTGGCGTCGACGGCGAGCCGGCGCGCGCGCTCGAGGACGGCCGCCTCCGCCTTCTCGCGCTTCGCGGCCGCGGCGACCTTGTCGCGGACCTCGGCGAGAGGCGGCACGCCGGCCGGGATCGCCTCGACGAACTTCGCGATGACGAGGCCCGCAGGCGTCCGGACGGGCGCGGACACGCCGCCCTGCGCGAGGGCGAACACCGCGTCCTCGAGCGGATCGGGACGGGCGAGCATCGGGAGCCGCTCGGCGCGGCCGACCGTGGACGCGGCGACCGTGAGCCCGAGCGCCTTCGCCTCGGCCTCCCAGTCCTTCGCGGTCTGGAGCTTCGGGCGGACCTCCGCGGCCTTCGCGGCCGTGGCGCGCTCGGCCGCCTCCGCCTGGAGCTTTTCGCGAATCTGCGCCGCGACGGCCTTGAGGGGCGTGAGGCCGCCCGGC
This sequence is a window from Candidatus Methylomirabilota bacterium. Protein-coding genes within it:
- a CDS encoding ABC transporter substrate-binding protein, yielding MKRLALTVVVLACAASVALAQVDAVRKPLPAPVKAKLGMLNVPALSPLFLLPEYAAAYNVQVETVMFQRFADARTALASGDLDITAFGPQDISLAVGQGARSLVGVAGVGSGNDCLVVRKTEDIRDWKDLGAKRIGIGAGSISWLKFAASVQEHGVDYGGLKITNIVGGGANYLKALQGKEIDLAVVWQPFCAQGILDGYAQYPTLDHNRSKAVGGLISVLAVNRGFMEKNHDAVQRLVVAYVDVLKFAQANPQRWSKIYAERAGLPEAVAAESIRITRLDATLPLAAITRISKFLPDNGVIARDVSGEIAQHYTYEFLSKATGKSPAELGQNQ
- a CDS encoding ABC transporter permease codes for the protein MSRRGPWFALLPLALLLLWHVAVARQWVAPGIIPAPAQVAGSWSTWIVGAPGKSLSPYSGTWLANVLYSSRRVLEGFAIAALVGIPLGLMIGWNRLAAKLVDPSIQLLRPVPITAWLPFSIAVFGIYDAGALFLIGLGAFYPIVVNTTHGVRDTNLLLLRAARMLGAGEVTILRKVVLPSALPSIFTGLRLGVGVAWTAVIVAEMIAVKSGLGYVLWDAYYVGRMDICVATMFSVGILGFVSDRIIHGASRLLLRWRTLEAHA
- a CDS encoding DGQHR domain-containing protein, with the protein product MITVPARRVKQFGVEFYQAGLSAKDIDRLVKFEVLGYTGGPQNDEPKKKSRMSSRSRVNWDMLEKRIGESEAAYQRPVIRRKIDELVAYYRECKDAATLPAIPGAVIITSEKRFTFTPVAGHHDLGLLQIPEEHGVLRVLDGQHRLLALHALSQQGETFGIDVPAVLFDALDARQIVELFVTINAKHTRLNPSHIISLAGRKLYPDPNQALAHDVIRSLNEDDTSPLHGEIKMLGTGRGRVSQAPLAEEIVDFLETVEKLGSGGRIQEIRQGAKRFFLNYVKALSTTFPSAWAGRKYSIKTGAALRAFIRAAPDVMARAKELRRDPFDLNAIREAIKPWGERLRDRRFETEGEWKLKLAGGTRGTVEILTRELREALR
- a CDS encoding CoA transferase; the encoded protein is MPLPLEHLTVIDLTRARSGPTAVRRLADMGANVIKVEAREEMEGDSTALGFDYLNLHRNKRAMTLDLKHPRGIEILKKLVAKADVVVENFRPDVKRRLGIDYETLSKVNPRLVYGSISGFGQTGPYADRPGYDQIAQGMGGLMSITGLPGQGPVRVGIPVADLTAGMYLAEGILVALLEREKSGKGQWVHTSLLQAMVTMLDFQAARWLIDGEIPPQAGNDHPTGIPTGVFTTADGHINIAASGQTMYRRLCTALGVPELVDDPRFKTIHDRSKNRKQLNAELDKILVKKTGAEWIEALNKAGVPSGPIYNVKQVFEDPQIQHLGMAQPVRHPERGEIKVQGLPATLSRTPGAIRRPPPTHGQHTDEILRELGYSAEEIKALRKDGAV
- a CDS encoding caspase family protein codes for the protein MSLLLLVLTLVSLSVVLAPRPAGAGLQIVGKVFALLVGIDTYGDASLPRLRSAVSDARAVRDRLLPLIPGTPGKVTLLENAQATRRGILIAFDALGEAGPDDTVLVYFASHGTGEQLVPYDAETGHVDATTLALADVLRRVNALKAGRVFVILDTRAGSPAPYAAVPLRPGRFVLAATLSLEDEKLGQGLLTHFFLKGAEGAAADPTGAVDVLALARYVAGQITTAGTAGAEGEKVVFAAGLLEGPAPVVVRPPAGPRR
- the greA gene encoding transcription elongation factor GreA, with amino-acid sequence MAVQRTPMTRPGYEKLKEELDRLKRVERPAISKAIGEAREHGDLSENAEYHAAREKLGFIEGRIAALETKVGAAEVIEPPTAGERVTFGSTVLLEDETGKEVRYQIVGSDEAEPARGRISILAPLARTLIGKKVGDRVTAQLPGGTKTFEILKANFPLE
- a CDS encoding ABC transporter ATP-binding protein, with translation MPERAAVRLLGVWKEFVKRGRRVEALQAIDFAVEPNEFAAILGPSGCGKSTLLNIVAGFDRPTRGEVLVNGARVERPDPSRAVVFQEPALFPWYTVLDNITFGPKTQRLAAEVYGPRVDALLEQVGLSGFGSHYPAELSGGMKQRVGIARVLVMEPQVLLMDEPFGSLDAQTRLVMQELLLSVWERRHHTVLFVTHDIEEALLLADSVSVMTARPGRIKKRIAVELPRPRLLEVTTSPRFNELKREVLALIREESLRAAAE